The DNA window CTGTAATAATATTTGATTTTTTTAATGCTTGTAATGCATATTCAGAACAAGTTGGTTGAAAACGACAATGAGGGCCAAGCATAGGACTAATAATTTTTTTATATAAAAAAATTAAAATAATTTCTATTTTTTTTATATTTTTTGTAA is part of the Candidatus Tachikawaea gelatinosa genome and encodes:
- the yidD gene encoding membrane protein insertion efficiency factor YidD, whose product is MVLLTKNIKKIEIILIFLYKKIISPMLGPHCRFQPTCSEYALQALKKSNIITGNWLIIKRILRCHPLNLGGYDPVP